A stretch of Pseudomonadota bacterium DNA encodes these proteins:
- a CDS encoding asparagine--tRNA ligase, whose protein sequence is MKALGIADALKGRIPAGTAIQVKGWVRTRRDSKQGISFINLHDGSSFDPIQIVVPSGLPNYQDEVLRLTAGCAIVASGRLVESQGSGQAYEVQADAIEVIGWVEDPDTYPMAAKRHTLEHLREHAHLRPRTNIIGAVTRVRHAVAQAIHRYFHDNGFYWINTPIITRSDCEGAGELFRVSTLDLANPPRNAAGAIDYSHDFFGGETFLTVSGQLNVESYCLAMSKVYTFGPTFRAENSNTSRHLAEFWMVEPEIAFADLDDNADLAEALLKYVVSAVLDECEDDIAFFNQRVDDTVLQRLQALAQSEFQRLNYTEAVAILTQARKTFEYPVEWGLDLQSEHERYLTEEHFGLPVVVMNYPKEIKAFYMRLNDDDKTVAAMDVLAPGIGEIIGGSQREERLDVLDRRMAAMEGVDHLWWYRDLRRYGTVPHAGFGLGFERLVSYLTGMANVRDVIPFPRTPKSATF, encoded by the coding sequence ATGAAAGCGCTCGGTATTGCCGATGCCCTGAAGGGCCGAATCCCTGCCGGAACCGCGATCCAGGTCAAAGGTTGGGTGCGTACGCGGCGTGATTCGAAGCAGGGCATTTCGTTCATCAATCTGCACGATGGCTCGAGTTTCGACCCGATCCAGATCGTCGTACCATCCGGACTGCCCAACTACCAGGATGAAGTGCTGCGCCTGACGGCCGGCTGTGCCATTGTCGCGTCCGGCCGACTGGTGGAGTCGCAGGGCAGCGGGCAAGCGTATGAGGTTCAGGCCGACGCCATCGAGGTGATCGGTTGGGTCGAGGATCCCGACACCTACCCCATGGCCGCCAAGCGCCACACGCTGGAGCATCTGCGCGAGCATGCACATCTGCGTCCACGTACCAACATCATCGGCGCAGTAACGCGGGTGCGCCACGCGGTGGCGCAGGCCATTCACCGTTACTTTCATGACAACGGTTTCTACTGGATCAATACGCCGATCATCACGCGCAGCGATTGTGAGGGCGCTGGCGAACTGTTCCGGGTCAGCACACTCGATCTCGCCAATCCGCCACGCAACGCAGCGGGCGCCATCGATTACAGCCATGACTTTTTCGGCGGCGAGACCTTTCTTACCGTCTCCGGGCAACTCAATGTGGAGAGCTACTGTCTCGCCATGTCCAAGGTCTATACCTTCGGCCCGACCTTTCGTGCCGAGAACTCAAACACCAGCCGTCATCTCGCCGAGTTCTGGATGGTGGAGCCGGAGATCGCATTTGCCGACCTGGACGACAACGCCGATCTCGCCGAGGCGCTGCTGAAGTATGTGGTCAGCGCGGTTCTCGACGAGTGCGAGGACGATATCGCCTTCTTCAATCAGCGCGTCGACGATACGGTGCTGCAGCGCCTGCAGGCGCTTGCGCAATCCGAGTTTCAGCGCCTGAATTACACTGAGGCGGTCGCTATCCTCACGCAAGCGAGGAAGACCTTCGAGTATCCGGTGGAGTGGGGGCTGGATCTGCAGTCCGAGCACGAGCGCTACCTTACCGAGGAGCATTTCGGCCTACCGGTCGTGGTGATGAACTACCCCAAGGAGATCAAAGCGTTCTACATGCGGTTGAACGATGACGATAAAACCGTGGCGGCCATGGATGTGCTCGCGCCCGGCATCGGTGAGATCATCGGCGGCAGTCAGCGCGAGGAGCGTCTCGACGTGCTCGATCGGCGTATGGCGGCAATGGAAGGCGTTGATCACCTCTGGTGGTACCGTGATCTGCGCCGCTACGGCACCGTGCCTCACGCGGGTTTCGGTCTGGGGTTCGAGCGACTGGTTTCCTATCTGACCGGTATGGCCAATGTTCGCGATGTGATTCCGTTTCCCCGTACGCCCAAGAGCGCAACGTTCTAG
- a CDS encoding YaiI/YqxD family protein produces MQIWVDADACPKPIKEILYRVADRLELQVTLVANHALRTPPSRFITSVQVPGGFDVADNHIAHHLEAGDLVVTADIPLAAEVIDKHGHALNPRGEFYTKENIGERLNMRDFMAQLRDSGVETGGPASLNQADRQAFANQLDRFLQRHVE; encoded by the coding sequence ATGCAGATATGGGTCGATGCCGACGCCTGTCCGAAACCGATCAAGGAGATTCTGTATCGCGTAGCTGACCGTTTAGAGCTCCAGGTCACGCTGGTGGCCAATCATGCGCTGCGCACGCCGCCGTCGCGGTTCATTACATCGGTGCAGGTGCCCGGCGGGTTCGATGTTGCCGACAATCACATCGCACATCATTTGGAAGCGGGCGATCTGGTCGTTACCGCCGATATCCCGCTGGCCGCCGAGGTCATCGACAAACACGGCCATGCTCTCAATCCGCGCGGTGAGTTTTACACCAAGGAGAACATCGGCGAGCGGCTCAATATGCGCGATTTCATGGCGCAGCTGCGCGACAGTGGGGTGGAGACCGGTGGACCGGCATCTTTGAACCAGGCTGATCGGCAGGCGTTCGCCAATCAGCTTGACCGTTTTCTGCAGCGCCACGTCGAGTAG
- a CDS encoding ammonium transporter, with product MEPLQSGSNVLFILLGGIMVLAMHAGFAFLEVGTVRAKNQVNALVKIIADFATSTIAYFFIGYSIAYGLGFLDAAPALTEKNGYELVKFFFLLTFAAAIPAIVSGGIAERARFYPQLVATALLVAFIYPFFEGITWNGNYGVQTWIEATFGAQFHDFAGSVVVHAMGGWVALGAVLLLGARYGRYRKDGGVSAHPPSSIPFLALGAWILSVGWFGFNVMSAQTIDAISGLVAVNSLMAMVGGILAALFVGRNDPGFVHNGPLAGLVAVCAGSDVMHPLGALVTGVVAGGLFVWTFTLAQNKWKIDDVLGVWPLHGLCGAWGGIACGIFGLEALGGMGGVAFGAQVTGTLLGVSVALVGGFLTYGVLKAMVGIRLNREQEFKGADLSIHRIGSQPEYDSSAHSTF from the coding sequence ATGGAACCACTTCAATCGGGCAGCAACGTACTCTTTATCCTGCTGGGCGGCATCATGGTGCTCGCCATGCACGCGGGCTTCGCCTTTCTCGAGGTGGGTACGGTGCGGGCAAAGAATCAGGTTAATGCGCTGGTCAAGATCATCGCCGACTTCGCGACGTCGACCATCGCCTATTTCTTTATCGGCTACAGCATCGCCTACGGACTGGGTTTTCTCGATGCCGCACCAGCGCTGACCGAGAAGAACGGTTATGAGTTGGTGAAATTCTTCTTCTTGCTCACCTTCGCCGCTGCAATTCCGGCCATCGTCTCGGGCGGTATTGCCGAGCGGGCGCGTTTTTATCCGCAGTTGGTGGCGACCGCTCTGCTGGTGGCGTTTATCTACCCCTTCTTCGAGGGTATTACCTGGAACGGTAATTACGGGGTTCAGACCTGGATCGAGGCCACCTTTGGTGCTCAGTTCCATGATTTCGCCGGCTCGGTGGTGGTACATGCCATGGGCGGCTGGGTCGCACTCGGCGCCGTTCTGTTGCTCGGTGCCCGCTATGGGCGCTACCGCAAGGACGGTGGTGTCTCCGCCCATCCGCCATCGAGCATTCCGTTTCTGGCACTCGGCGCCTGGATACTGAGCGTCGGCTGGTTCGGCTTCAATGTCATGTCGGCGCAGACCATCGATGCCATCTCCGGACTGGTGGCGGTCAACTCGCTGATGGCCATGGTCGGCGGCATCCTGGCAGCGCTCTTTGTCGGACGCAACGATCCGGGTTTCGTGCACAACGGTCCCTTGGCGGGGCTGGTGGCGGTATGTGCCGGCTCCGATGTCATGCATCCGCTGGGCGCTCTGGTGACCGGTGTGGTGGCTGGGGGACTCTTCGTCTGGACCTTCACCCTGGCGCAGAACAAATGGAAGATCGACGATGTCCTTGGTGTCTGGCCGCTGCACGGGCTATGCGGTGCCTGGGGTGGTATTGCCTGTGGGATTTTTGGTTTGGAGGCCCTGGGCGGCATGGGCGGAGTCGCCTTCGGTGCCCAGGTGACGGGGACGCTCCTCGGCGTGAGCGTTGCCCTGGTGGGTGGTTTCTTGACCTACGGTGTCCTCAAGGCGATGGTGGGTATCCGCCTCAATCGGGAACAGGAGTTCAAGGGGGCAGATCTCAGCATCCATCGCATCGGTTCCCAGCCGGAGTACGATTCCTCGGCGCACTCGACCTTCTGA
- a CDS encoding amino acid ABC transporter substrate-binding protein, giving the protein MKRLHKLRLGVTAAAALMSAGTVISAQADEIVLGAAVSITGKYSTNGQNTKDGYDLAVKRVNEMGGVKVGDKSYQLRIIYYDDESTPARGAQLAERLIEQDKVKFLLGPYSSGLTKAIAPVTEKYGVPMVEGNGASRALFAQGYKYLFAVLSTSEQYLASAVELAAEQAVKAGKKPQELKLAGVFENDPFSQDVRAGVIDDASKHGMKVVIDDKLPPEINDMSPSLTKARALKPDILIVSGHAKGAALAINQVSEMKVDVPMLAMTHCDSAKIIEKYGKAAEYALCATQWDRALNYRDDWFGTAEEYAVLFEKEFNYAPPYQAAESTASVLTFVDAFQRAGTLDQAKVRDALAATDMQTFYGNIKFDATGKNIAKPMVLYQVQDGEFKVVAPTRWATSKLRHPTPPWSQR; this is encoded by the coding sequence ATGAAGAGGCTTCATAAATTACGCCTGGGTGTAACCGCGGCAGCAGCGCTTATGAGTGCCGGTACGGTTATCAGCGCCCAGGCCGACGAGATCGTCCTCGGCGCGGCCGTGTCGATCACCGGCAAATACTCGACCAATGGTCAGAACACCAAGGACGGCTACGACCTGGCGGTCAAGCGCGTCAACGAGATGGGTGGCGTCAAGGTCGGCGACAAGAGCTACCAGCTCAGGATCATCTACTACGACGACGAGTCGACGCCGGCGCGCGGTGCGCAACTGGCCGAACGGCTGATCGAACAGGACAAGGTCAAGTTTCTGCTCGGACCCTACAGCTCCGGCCTGACCAAGGCGATCGCCCCGGTCACCGAGAAGTACGGCGTGCCGATGGTCGAGGGCAACGGCGCCTCGCGCGCACTCTTCGCGCAGGGCTACAAGTACCTGTTCGCAGTGCTCTCGACCTCCGAGCAGTACCTCGCCTCGGCGGTCGAGCTGGCAGCCGAGCAGGCGGTGAAGGCCGGCAAGAAGCCTCAGGAGCTGAAGCTGGCCGGCGTGTTCGAGAACGATCCCTTCTCCCAGGACGTCCGTGCCGGTGTGATCGATGATGCCAGCAAGCACGGCATGAAAGTGGTGATCGACGACAAACTGCCGCCCGAGATCAACGACATGTCCCCGTCGCTGACCAAGGCGCGTGCACTGAAACCCGATATCCTGATCGTCTCCGGCCACGCCAAGGGCGCGGCACTGGCGATCAACCAGGTCTCGGAGATGAAAGTCGACGTGCCGATGCTGGCAATGACCCACTGCGACTCGGCGAAGATTATCGAGAAATACGGCAAGGCGGCCGAATACGCGTTGTGCGCAACGCAGTGGGACCGCGCGCTGAACTACCGCGATGACTGGTTCGGCACCGCCGAGGAGTACGCGGTGCTGTTCGAGAAGGAGTTCAACTATGCTCCGCCCTACCAGGCCGCCGAATCCACGGCCTCAGTGCTGACCTTCGTCGACGCCTTCCAGCGCGCCGGCACACTCGATCAGGCCAAGGTCCGCGACGCCCTGGCCGCGACCGACATGCAGACCTTCTACGGCAACATCAAGTTCGACGCGACCGGCAAGAACATTGCCAAGCCCATGGTGCTCTACCAGGTGCAGGACGGCGAGTTCAAGGTGGTCGCGCCGACCAGGTGGGCCACGTCCAAGCTGCGCCACCCGACACCGCCCTGGTCACAGCGCTGA